The window TCTATTTTCAGATATTGGCTCGCTATTGTGCGGATAGTACGGGAATATGAGCATGGAAAGGAGCAGATGAGATGAAAATACGAAGAGTTGAACGCAGCGTTCCTGTCATGCGCCCGAAAATACGTGTAGCCACATATGCCCGCGTTTCTGTGGATACGCTTCACCACTCTCTTGCGGCGCAGGTCAGTTATTACAGCCCCCTCATCCAGAAGAATCCCGCATGGGAGTACGCAGGTGTTTACGCAGATGAAGGAATCACAGGCACAAGTACCGCGCATCGGACGGAGTTCAAGCGGCTGATTGCGGACTGCAACACCGGGAAGATCGATTTGGTGCTCGTCAAAAGCATCAGCTGCTTTGCCTGCGACACTGTAGATTGCCTTCATACCGTCCGACGCTTGAAAGAGAAGGGGATCGCCGTCCGTTTCGAGCGCGAGAACATTGATTCCATGTCTGAGGACGGAGATGTCCAATGCGTGAAAATGATACAAAGGCTATCGCTGCCATACGTCGTGAAACCGCAGTATACAAGGGATTTCAGAGATTTCTCTGTCTGGAAGCTCGTTGATTTTTGACGATGTTCAGCGATTTTTCGCTCGATGGAAGATTGACCAACTGGCAGGGGTGTCAAAGTGTTTGACACCCCTATGGCACACTCGAAAGGAAAAATATCAGAGTTCATGAAGGCTTACGGGAACTGGCTTCACGAGCATTTTTACGACTCGGATTTTTGACACCCTTGTCGAGAATCAGCCATTGACATTTTGCTTAAATAACGGTCTTCAAAAACGTATGCCAGTTATGGACGTTCTGTCATAGGCATAAATCTTAAGCAGGAATAGAGAACCCAATTGTCGAAAACAAATATTAATATAGGTATTTATGGGAAGGAAGAAGAGCCAACTTGAATGAAGGAAACACTCGATAGATAGTGAATTTCTTGAAAAAGTTATATATAACTATTGACGGCTGCGCAACGTTATACTATAATTTGATTATGTCATATAGTTATATATAATCATTTATGGGAGGGGTTGCCTGTGGCTCTCGAAACATCAAGTCAAGCGCCGTTCATGTTGCTTTCTAAAGAAGAACTGCTTGCCTTGAAAGACATGCCCAACAAGGATGTGGCGCGGGATGGCATGAATCTGCTTCGAGCAAAATTCGTGCCTGATTTGGCGGATTTCGTGTCTTTTGCGTTATTGGCATATTGGAAGAAGTCTGTTCCAGACGATAATAAAGAGACCTTGAGGAATTTGACAGAGTGGTTGGTAGAAGATGATTCTGTAAAGATAAAGCTTCGTAATGTATTAGGAAACTGTTTCCGTGAAATCATCGCATTTGCTGATGAATGGAGTTCGAAGGAACTGCTTGCCGTGATTGTGAATGATTTCTCGTGGTATGCTAAAAATGATGGAAAGCGAAGCGGGTTGTCCGATACACCGAAGCCATTTGCATATATAGCGAGGGAATTGCTCTGTATTGGCGCGGGGGAAACGGTGCTCGACTACTGCTCGGGGACGGCAGGGTTTATCCTTGATGCCTATCTGCACACAGAAGCTGCAAAGTATTATGGAACGGAAATTTCCACCGAGGCTGCCATTGTAAGCAAAATAAGGGCGTTGTTCTTGGGCGATGCGCTTTTTATTCGTCAAGGCAACAGCGTGACTGCTGAACTCAATGCGGATAAAGTATTCGCTGACCCGCCCTTTGGCATGAAAGATGATTATGGCATAGAAAAATGGCGGCCACAAGATACCGGCCTCGCCCTTGTTTATGAAAGCATTCCCAGAACCCGGCGTATGGATTGGGCATTTGTGCTGTCTGCTCTTACCAGACAAAAAGACGGCGGGAGAACGGTCATATTGACCTACGACAGCCTGTTGTTCCGAGCCTCTAAGGGCGAGCAGGAAATGCGTCGTAGACTTGTGAAAAGCGGACGTTTGGAGTCAGTTATTGCTTTGCCTCAAGGGATTCTTCCTGCGACCAATATTCTGTGTGACTTGTTGGTGTTTAGTCATGGCAATACCAGCGTAAAGATGGTGGATGCAAGAGATTGCAGAGTAAAAGAGCGTTTCACCAGCGAAATGACGCAGGAAAACCTGGATGAAGTTTTGCGGCGAGTGAGCGAAGTGACGGACTACAGCCGCACGGTATCCCACGAGGAGATTGCCGAGCGGGAATATGGTCTAAGCCCCGTGGATTATATGGCGTCTGCTCGTATCAAGGTTGAAAATGGTGTACCCTTGGGGAATTTACTTATTTCGTTAGAACGAGGGCAGCTTGTGCCGGCGGCAAAGCTGGAGGCGCTTTCCACCAAGGAAGAAACAGAATTTCAATATCTCATGCTTAAGGACGTCGAGGATGATGCCATCCGCACGCCTCTGCCATACTTGACAGACATACCGGAAGCATGGGACAAGTACTGTGTAACGACAGGAAGTCTGGTCATATCTCGCAGTGCGCCGATAAAGGTCGCCATCATTCCCGATTTGAAGGGGAAGAAGGTTCTAGCCAACGGCAATATGTATTTTATGAAACTTGACGAGAACCGTGTAAACTCCATCTATGTGCTTTGCTACCTAAAAAGTCGGGAGGGTATCAAGCAAATAGAATTTCTATCAAAAGGCTGTTCTATTACAACGCTTTCCATTAAGGACTTGCAAAAGATTCTCATCCCTATGCTACCTATCGAGGAACAGGCAGAGCTTGCGGAGAAATATACATCGCTCCGCCGTCACATTGCCTCGCTGAAACGACAAGAGCGTGAATTGGAGGGTAAAATTGCCTCCCTCATAGAGGAGGTGCATTGACTTTGCTGTCTGAAAATGATTTTGCCGGATTGGTGGATGAGGTGCAGGACAAAATCTATCAGCAAATGGAATTCGCTTGGAAGAATCACCAACTGGACGACTATTTGCGGCAAATCGGTCTGGGGGATTTGGCAATCCGGCAACCAGCGAGTGATTGGGACGATTCTCTCTCGCATGGCAAAATTATCGTATTCGGAGAAGCTGCCGCTAGGGAAAACGATATTGTCAAATCCATAACCAGCCAAGGTGTTTCCAAGGATAGGGTGGAACTTCACCTTGGTTATGACGAGTTCAAGCGGTATAGGTTTGGCGATCTTCAGTACAACAGCGCGTATCGACTGATACTGGCAGGGCCGCTTCCGCATTCTACGAACGACAAGGGCGGCTATTCCAGCGTTATTGCGAGGATGGAACAGGAGGAAGGTTTTACCAAATTGGTAAAGCTGTCCAGCAATGGCAGGCTAAAAATTACGAAAACAAATATAAAGGAAGCCGTACAGCGGGAAATCGAATCAGGATATTTGGCTGTAGGCTGATCTCTTGTGGAAACAAAGATAAAAGATAGAAATGGAGATTTAAGAGGGTTATGGCTGTGAAAAAATCAGAATTGTATTCGCTCCTATGGGAGGCTTGCAATAAACTTCGGGGAGGCGTGGAGCCTGCCCGCTATAAGGATTATGTTCTTGTGCTGCTGTTTTTCAAATATGTGTCCGACCGATACAAAGGGGAGCGGCGCGCCGATTTTACGGTAAACCAAGGCGCGTCCTTCGATGAACTCATTGAGGCAAAATACACACCTAATGTGGCGGAGACGGTGGATAAAATCCTCCAGAAGTTCTTGGAGGACAACCATCTTTCCGGCGCTCTGCCGGACGTCAATTTCAATAACCCGGACGAACTTGGTACGGGCAAGGAACTGGTGGACAAGGTGTCCGGACTGATCGCCATATTCGAAAATCCTGCCATTGAATTCAAGAGCAATCGCGCCAGCGGCGATGACATCATCGGTGACGCCTACGAATATTTCATGATGAAGTTCGCCCAAGAGTCCGGCAAGAGCAAGGGCCAGTTTTATACCCCTAGCGAAGTCTCCCGCATTATTGCCCGCTTGATTGGCATTGGGGACATCAAGCCCAGCCTCACGAAGAAGTGGACGCTTTACGACAAAAGCACCGCGAGAATGATACACCTGAAATGGCGCAGAAGTGCCTTGAAATCACTGGAATTCGGAGGTTTTACAGGTTATTCGGGCAAGGCAGCATAGATGGAATCTAGAGTGGGAGACGAAAATAGTCGGTTCGATAGAATACCCTGAAACGATAGAAAAAGCTATCGTTTCAGGGTATTCTATCGTTAAAATGTAAGAACGAGGTGAATGCAGGTTTCTGTAAGGCGTGAGGACATATGTACAGCGTGACGCTATGATGTACCATCGCCAGAATCGGGCGCAAAAGGAAACTGTGCCCTTTGGCGTGGCGGCTGAACATATGTCCTGAAAGTTTGCAATCTATTCGTTGTCCTTCACATCATTTTCCGATATTGCTGCATCTGCGCTCACCTCAATCATCTGCGTAACCACATGATTAAGCTCCGAGGCATTCTTACTCGTGATGCTCGGTTTCCTTGTTTCA of the Selenomonas sputigena genome contains:
- a CDS encoding type I restriction-modification system subunit M N-terminal domain-containing protein encodes the protein MAVKKSELYSLLWEACNKLRGGVEPARYKDYVLVLLFFKYVSDRYKGERRADFTVNQGASFDELIEAKYTPNVAETVDKILQKFLEDNHLSGALPDVNFNNPDELGTGKELVDKVSGLIAIFENPAIEFKSNRASGDDIIGDAYEYFMMKFAQESGKSKGQFYTPSEVSRIIARLIGIGDIKPSLTKKWTLYDKSTARMIHLKWRRSALKSLEFGGFTGYSGKAA
- a CDS encoding type I restriction-modification system subunit M/S gives rise to the protein MALETSSQAPFMLLSKEELLALKDMPNKDVARDGMNLLRAKFVPDLADFVSFALLAYWKKSVPDDNKETLRNLTEWLVEDDSVKIKLRNVLGNCFREIIAFADEWSSKELLAVIVNDFSWYAKNDGKRSGLSDTPKPFAYIARELLCIGAGETVLDYCSGTAGFILDAYLHTEAAKYYGTEISTEAAIVSKIRALFLGDALFIRQGNSVTAELNADKVFADPPFGMKDDYGIEKWRPQDTGLALVYESIPRTRRMDWAFVLSALTRQKDGGRTVILTYDSLLFRASKGEQEMRRRLVKSGRLESVIALPQGILPATNILCDLLVFSHGNTSVKMVDARDCRVKERFTSEMTQENLDEVLRRVSEVTDYSRTVSHEEIAEREYGLSPVDYMASARIKVENGVPLGNLLISLERGQLVPAAKLEALSTKEETEFQYLMLKDVEDDAIRTPLPYLTDIPEAWDKYCVTTGSLVISRSAPIKVAIIPDLKGKKVLANGNMYFMKLDENRVNSIYVLCYLKSREGIKQIEFLSKGCSITTLSIKDLQKILIPMLPIEEQAELAEKYTSLRRHIASLKRQERELEGKIASLIEEVH